A window of the SAR324 cluster bacterium genome harbors these coding sequences:
- a CDS encoding DUF1049 domain-containing protein: MRYLWLVFFAGFLYLSIVFITQNLDPIVIRFNLDELGLNFRFERPVFVPIFVTLALGILFCVAYFFTYHSQLRVLHRNQVMEVKRLKRLVLLERNKNQSLEQRNHELQQIVERMQYLLDDKEWSEEPRRLPEKTAEPA, encoded by the coding sequence ATGCGCTATCTCTGGCTCGTATTCTTCGCCGGATTTCTTTACCTGAGTATCGTTTTCATCACCCAGAATCTAGATCCGATTGTGATCCGGTTCAACCTTGATGAACTCGGTCTGAATTTCCGGTTCGAGCGCCCAGTTTTTGTACCGATCTTTGTAACGTTGGCGCTGGGTATCCTTTTCTGTGTGGCCTACTTCTTCACTTATCACTCTCAACTCAGAGTCCTGCACCGCAACCAAGTGATGGAAGTCAAGCGCCTCAAGCGTCTGGTCCTGCTGGAGCGCAACAAGAACCAGTCCCTTGAGCAACGTAATCACGAACTACAACAAATCGTTGAGCGCATGCAATACTTGCTTGATGACAAGGAGTGGTCAGAGGAACCACGCCGCTTACCGGAAAAGACTGCAGAACCCGCCTGA